From Raphanus sativus cultivar WK10039 unplaced genomic scaffold, ASM80110v3 Scaffold2883, whole genome shotgun sequence, one genomic window encodes:
- the LOC108840368 gene encoding ammonium transporter 1 member 4-like: protein MSSSLSCSASDLIPLLSGGGANSTAAATAAAEFICGRFETISGKFTDASYAIDNTYLLFSAYLVFAMQLGFAMLCAGSVRAKNTMNIMLTNVIDAAAGGLFYYLFGFAFAYGSPSNGFIGKHFFAMSGFPKASFDYPYFLYQWTFAIAAAGITSGSIAERTQFVAYLIYSSFLTGLVYPIVSHWFWSSDGWASPARAENLLFGSGVIDFAGSGVVHMVGGIAGLWGALIEGPRIGRFENRGKPVTLRGHSATLVVLGTFLLWFGWYGFNPGSFAIINKSYGSSPGSSFYGQWSAVGRTAVTTTLAGCTAALTTLFGKRLIDGYWNVTDVCNGLLGGFAAITGGCSVVEPWAAVLCGFVAAWVLMGFNKLADKLRYDDPLEAAQLHGGCGAWGIIFTGLFADKTYVSEIFGGDPNRPYGLLMGGGWRLLAAHVVQIVVITGWVSVTMGTLFFVLHKLELLRIPSEDEIAGMDPTSHGGLAYMYTEEEIKNGIMVREMGRENEHV, encoded by the coding sequence ATGTCTTCGTCTCTCTCTTGCTCCGCCTCTGATCTCATCCCCTTGCTATCAGGCGGAGGAGCCAACTCCACCGCCGCAGCCACCGCCGCGGCGGAATTCATCTGCGGGAGATTCGAGACGATCTCCGGCAAATTCACCGACGCGTCTTACGCGATAGACAACACGTACCTCCTCTTCTCGGCCTACCTCGTCTTCGCGATGCAGCTCGGCTTCGCCATGCTCTGCGCCGGCTCCGTCAGGGCCAAGAACACGATGAACATAATGCTCACGAACGTCATCGACGCCGCCGCCGGAGGTCTCTTCTACTACCTCTTCGGCTTCGCCTTCGCCTACGGCTCTCCCTCCAACGGCTTCATCGGGAAACACTTCTTCGCCATGAGCGGCTTCCCGAAGGCTTCTTTCGACTATCCTTACTTTCTTTATCAGTGGACGTTCGCCATCGCCGCCGCGGGGATCACCAGCGGGTCCATCGCCGAGAGGACGCAGTTCGTCGCTTATTTGATTTATTCGTCTTTCTTAACCGGGTTGGTTTACCCGATTGTTTCTCATTGGTTCTGGTCTTCTGATGGTTGGGCGTCTCCCGCTAGAGCGGAGAACCTTCTGTTTGGATCGGGTGTGATTGATTTCGCTGGATCCGGCGTCGTTCACATGGTTGGAGGGATAGCCGGTTTATGGGGAGCGTTGATCGAAGGACCGAGGATCGGCCGGTTTGAGAATAGAGGTAAACCGGTTACGTTGCGTGGTCACAGCGCGACGTTGGTTGTGCTCGGTACATTTTTACTATGGTTCGGTTGGTACGGGTTTAACCCCGGTTCGTTTGCGATCATTAACAAATCTTACGGTTCGTCTCCCGGGAGCTCGTTCTACGGACAGTGGAGCGCTGTCGGGAGGACAGCTGTTACGACTACGCTAGCTGGGTGCACGGCGGCGTTGACGACTCTGTTCGGGAAAAGACTTATAGACGGGTATTGGAACGTGACTGACGTGTGTAACGGTTTGCTAGGCGGGTTCGCGGCGATAACCGGTGGTTGCTCGGTTGTTGAACCGTGGGCGGCGGTTCTCTGCGGGTTTGTTGCTGCGTGGGTGCTGATGGGATTCAACAAGCTAGCAGATAAGTTGAGGTACGACGATCCGTTGGAAGCGGCTCAGCTTCACGGTGGTTGTGGCGCGTGGGGGATTATATTCACCGGTTTGTTTGCGGATAAAACGTATGTTTCCGAGATCTTTGGAGGTGATCCTAACAGACCGTACGGGCTGCTGATGGGAGGGGGATGGAGGTTGCTTGCAGCGCACGTTGTGCAGATTGTGGTGATTACGGGTTGGGTTAGTGTGACGATGGGGACTTTGTTTTTTGTGCTGCATAAGCTGGAACTGTTGAGGATACCGTCGGAGGATGAGATCGCCGGGATGGATCCGACGAGTCATGGTGGCCTGGCTTATATGTATACTGAAGAAGAGATCAAGAATGGGATTATGGTTAGGGAGATGGGTCGCGAAAATGAGCATGTATAA
- the LOC130506098 gene encoding RPM1 interacting protein 13-like: MMNDIIYLSSDEEDHKLVDHTSFFDDDIPKRTCQWKPVSEDLTVEDDDDCVVLDGDPYKTKVKETTLHTCEADDDILVLGQKGEIACIDFPHPRHACAKYPFNSTSHDKYCDMCHCYVCDIRAPCPHWCIGISTYNHCHANDKDQVWKNQRECTRSGTLLPPQTMLQNTWYSPVNQFGPSTMVAPRSNTYIRPGYRSEQPRTFPQNLQPRAPHQLYQNQNDRFNNGNPIPQVFSSKSLSWTPQRPSLRSTPLDVAQGFPYNPYVTPPTALQSNSQQAFGDYVSPLSRTSYGRQFSRTSAVSSGPPNPQAKQQQQQQQQQQRSVNRALSEIEDWLMDIGQHYPD; the protein is encoded by the exons atGATGAATGACATCATTTATCTTAGTTCAGACGAGGAGGATCATAAACTAGTCGATCACACTTCTTTCTTTGACGATGACATACCTAAGCGTACTTGTCAATGGAAACCAGTTTCCGAGGATTTAACGGTGGAGGACGACGATGATTGTGTGGTATTAGATGGTGATCCTTACAAGACAAAGGTAAAGGAGACTACACTTCACACTTGTGAAGCCGATGACGACATCCTTGTGCTAGGGCAAAAGGGTGAG ATAGCTTGTATAGACTTCCCACATCCGCGACATGCCTGCGCTAAGTACCCTTTCAATTCCACGTCACACGACAAGTATTGTGACATG TGTCACTGTTATGTTTGTGACATACGTGCCCCGTGTCCTCACTGGTGCATTGGTATCTCAACCTATAATCACTGTCATGCCAATGATAAAGATCAGGTATGGAAGAATCAACGTGAATGCACTAGGAGTGGAACATTACTTCCGCCTCAAACTATGCTACAAAACACTTGGTATTCCCCTGTAAACCAGTTTGGGCCATCTACTATGGTTGCGCCTCGCTCGAACACGTACATCAGACCTGGTTACAGATCCGAGCAACCAAGAACCTTTCCGCAAAATCTACAACCTCGTGCTCCTCATCAGTTATACCAAAACCAAAATGATAGGTTTAATAATGGTAACCCAATCCCCCAAGTGTTCTCTTCCAAATCTCTCTCATGGACTCCACAAAGACCAAGTTTACGCTCTACTCCTTTGGATGTTGCTCAAGGCTTCCCGTATAACCCTTACGTCACTCCTCCCACGGCTTTACAAAGCAATTCACAGCAGGCGTTTGGTGATTATGTATCACCTCTAAGTCGAACATCATACGGTAGACAATTTAGCCGGACAAGTGCAGTTTCGTCTGGACCACCTAATCCTCAGgcgaagcagcagcagcagcagcagcaacaacaacaaagaagtgTCAATAGAGCACTTTCGGAGATTGAGGACTGGCTCATGGACATTGGACAGCACTACCCGGATTGA
- the LOC108839523 gene encoding tyrosine decarboxylase 2, translating into MLPDSAPDHPEPLKELLHDVSKKIIPGLTHWQSPSYFAYYASSTSVAGFLGEMLSAGLSVVGFTWLTSPVATELEVIVLDWLAKLLQLPDHFLSIGNGGGVIQGTGCEAVLVVVLAARDRIMKKVGNTSLSQLVVYASDQTHSSFRKACLIGGIHEENIRLLKTDSSTNYGMTPKSLEESISSDLETGFIPFFICATVGTTSSAAVDPLVPLGKIAKSYGIWMHVDAAYAGNACICPEFRKHIDGVENADSFNINAHKWLFANQTCSPLWVKDRYSLINALKTNPEYLEYKVSKRDEVVNYKDWQISLSRRFRSLKLWMVLRLYGAKNLRNFIRDHVNLAKHFEDYVAQDAHFEVVTTRYFSLVCFRLAPVDGDEDKCNERNRELLATVNSTGKIFISHTVLSGKFILRFAVGAPLTEEKHVNEAWRIIQKHASIHNKKY; encoded by the exons ATGTTGCCTGATTCAGCACCTGACCACCCTGAACCGTTGAAAGAACTTCTCCACG ACGTTTCAAAGAAGATAATTCCGGGTCTAACTCATTGGCAAAGCCCGAGTTACTTTGCATACTATGCGTCAAGCACGAGTGTAGCCGGATTCTTGGGAGAAATGCTAAGCGCCGGCCTAAGCGTCGTCGGTTTCACCTGGCTCACTTCTCCAGTTGCCACTGAGCTCGAAGTCATCGTTCTCGATTGGCTTGCCAAACTGCTCCAACTTCCCGACCATTTTCTCTCCATAG GGAATGGAGGAGGAGTGATCCAAGGGACCGGATGTGAAGCAGTGCTTGTGGTAGTATTAGCTGCCAGAGACAGGATAATGAAAAAAGTTGGCAACACATCACTCTCTCAGCTTGTTGTGTATGCATCGGACCAAACTCATTCCAGTTTTCGAAAGGCTTGCCTG ATCGGTGGAATACATGAAGAAAACATTAGGTTGCTCAAAACAGATTCTTCCACAAATTATGGAATGACTCCAAAATCACTTGAAGAATCTATTTCTAGTGATCTCGAAACAGGATTTATCCCTTTCTTCATTTGTGCCACA GTTGGTACAACGTCTTCAGCTGCAGTTGATCCGTTGGTCCCATTAGGAAAAATTGCAAAG AGCTACGGGATATGGATGCACGTGGATGCAGCTTATGCAGGGAATGCATGTATATGCCCAGAATTTCGAAAACATATTGATGGAGTTGAAAACGCAGACTCCTTTAACATCAATGCTCATAAATGGTTATTTGCTAATCAAACTTGTTCACCACTTTGGGTAAAG GATCGGTACTCTCTCATCAATGCACTCAAAACAAATCCTGAGTATCTTGAATACAAG GTTTCTAAGCGAGATGAGGTCGTAAATTATAAAGATTGGCAAATTTCTCTTTCCCGGAGATTCAG ATCACTAAAGTTATGGATGGTCTTAAGGCTCTATGGTGCCAAGAACTTGAGAAACTTTATAAGAGACCATGTCAATCTCGCTAAgcattttgaagattatgtagCTCAAGATGCACATTTCGAG gTTGTCACTACTCGGTATTTTTCGCTCGTTTGCTTTCGATTGGCTCCTGTTGATGGTGATGAAGACAAGTGTAACGAACGAAACCGTGAATTGCTTGCGACCGTCAACTCCACCGGCAAGATCTTCATCTCTCACACG GTTCTGTCGGGAAAGTTCATTTTACGATTTGCTGTTGGTGCACCGTTAACAGAGGAGAAGCATGTGAATGAAGCATGGCGGATTATACAGAAGCATGCCTCCATccacaacaaaaaatattga